The sequence below is a genomic window from Cerasicoccus sp. TK19100.
AGGTCGCTATTGTTGAGGTTGCGCTAGAGGGCGTACAGCCGTTGACCGTCTATCAGGTGAAAGCGAGTGTACAAGGTAGAGATGGGCAGTCCGCTTTTGAGACGAGACCGATGGCTGGATTTGTGCCCGTTTATAAGACTGGTAATCCTGTCACGATCGATGGGGCATTGGATGAATCCGCCTGGGAGCACGCGTCAGTTGAAGTGTTGGATCAATCTGACCAGTATTGCAGCTTAGTGCGGGAGGGGCGTGAATCCAATGCTTGGCAGGGACCACAAGATTTATCTGCAAAGATACGCTACTTGTGGGATGAGGATTTCCTGTATGTGTCTGTTCAAGTCACTGACGATATCGCTGGCCCTCTGAATTTTGCCGATAGCAATTTGTGGCGTATGGATGGCTTGCAATTCTTGGTCGACCCGGCACGTGGTCAACTAGAGAAGCCTGGCAAATATGAATACAGCATCAGTCGAGGCGCTAAGGGCGTTCAAGCCTGGTGTACGCTTTCTGCATCGTCGGATGTCCCGACTGGTCCCGTGTCCAGTATCCGCGCGGGAGTCCAGAGGGACCAAGATCAGTCCATGACAACTTATGAAATTGCGATACCTTGGCCCAGACTCGCGCCTTTTGAACCAAAGGCATACCGAGACCTTGGCTTAACGTTGATCATTAATGAGGATGATGGTAACGGCAGGGATGCCTTTATGACCTGGTTCGGTAATGCTCATAATAAGAACATAGACACTGTGGGGGACTTGGTTCTGCTGCCTTGATGCCGACTCTACTTCTTCGTTCTCAAACTATTCACATTTAAGTCAATGCCCATGAAACATTCCCTTGTTCCTAATTCTTGGCGAGCCTGGCTGACCTCTCCTGGTCCTTCTGCGCATCGGCTTACCGAGTTGTCTCCCATACCAATGCTCGAGCGTAACGGGTTTCAGCGCGAATCTGTATACTTGGATATAAATCAATCTTTTCAGGAAATTATTGGTTTCGGAGGAGCGATGACAGAAGCAGCAGCCGACACTTTGGCCAGACTTGCTGTTGAAAAGCAGGATTCTGTCCTGCGTGAATATTTTGATTCCGAAGTAGGGCATGGCTATTCGTTTTGCCGTGTCTCTATCAATAGCTGCGACTTCGCACTAAGTAACTACGCTTGCGCGGATTCTCCTGGTGACACCGAGCTGCTAAGTTTTAACATCGATCATGACAAGCAGCAGATTCTACCTTTTCTACGTCGTGCCTATGAGCTTTCAGGCGGTATGCTCAAAGTGCTTGCCTCGCCGTGGAGTCCACCGGCTTGGATGAAGACTAATGGAAAGATGAATCAGGGAGGGAAGCTCAAACCAGAGTTTAGAGAAGCTTGGGCGCTTCACTACGTGCGCTTTGTTCAGGCATATGCAGCGGCTGGAGTGCCCATTTGGGGCGTTACCGTTCAAAACGAACCTGATGCAACCCAAACCTGGGACTCATGTGTTTATTCTGCTGAGGAGGAGCGGGACTTTGTTCGCGATTACCTGGGGCCTGCGTTCGAAACCGCTGGTCTTGAGGTGAAGATAATCATTTGGGATCATAACCGCGATCAACTTGTCCATCGGGCGGGGGTAGTCTATTCTGATCCCGCAGCGAGTCGACACGTTTGGGGAACGGGATTCCATTGGTATGGACAAAACAAATTTGATAACGTGCGCCTGCACCATGACGCTTGGCCGGACAAGCATTTGATCTTCACTGAAGGTTGTCAGGAGTGTGGCACTCATCATGGTTCTTGGGATCTGGGAGAACGTTACGCTCGCTCAATCATTGCAGATATCAATAACTGGACTGAAGCTTGGATTGATTGGAACCTCCTGCTCAACGAATACGGAGGACCGAACCATGTGAGCAATTTCTGTAGTGCGCCATTGATTGCCGATAGAGCTACTGGCGTTGTACACCATGAGTCATCTTGGTATTATCTAGGTCATTTTTCACGTTTCATTCGGCCTGGAGCCAAGCGTATTTTGAGCGCCACAACAAGGGATGATCTTCACGCACTGGCAGCAAGAAATCCCGATGACTCAATTGCCGTCGTCCTGATGAATCCAGAGCGCATCCAAAGAACCATTTCAATCGAAACAGCGGATACAACGGCCACCATTGATATACCAGCACGCTCCATTCTAACCTGCTTGTGGCGACCTGCCTGACTTGTTGAGTTTACCTTCAAGCATTAGCCGCTCCTGTAGGGCCAAGCGACTATGTGTTTGAATTACGAATGAATTTAATGTAATTGATTAGTTCAGTGATACCCTTAAATCCCGATGCCAAAGAAACGAAAAGTTGTAAACTTACCCCTGGTTGAAATCATTCTAGCCAGTTTAATCATTCATATAGTTGGTCTGCTCATCTTAGGTGGAATTACTATTTATAATAAAATTGACGTGTCCGAACCAGAGCTAGAGGCACCGCCGATTTTGGAGTCCGTGACACCCCCAAAGCAAATTCCTGTACAGCTTGCAGACACGAAACCACCAGCGCCTTCAACCAAAGTTTTAGCGGTGAATCCGCAGTTGATGCCGCTTATGGAAATGGATTTTGATATGCCCGTGATTGAGCAGCGCTCCAGTGTCGCAGGGCGTGGTTTTGGTTCTGGAGCAGGTTTAGGTGGCGGTGTTGATCTTTCTAAACTGGCATTGGGCTTTAGTGGTATACAGGACAAAAGCGAAAGTGTCTGTTTCATCGTGGACTACTCACTCTCGATGAAGGATAAGATTAAAGGGAGCGAAGTGACGCGCTTTGAGCTGCTAAAAGAGCAGCTAGTTTCAAGTCTTTCCAGTATCGATGACCAAATGATGGTAAGTCTGATCTTCTTTTCTGGTCCGGCTTGGATTGCAGGACAGAATGAGAAAGCTGTGCGTGGTCAGTACAGCAACATTTCCAACGATTGGCACAGTCATCGTCCCAAGGACTTTGACTCATTGGCTAAACCGGAGTGGCGTCGCTTGGGCGGCGGTTATCGAAGCGAGCTCATAGACATTGTTCAAAACGAGAAAATGTCTGGCGGCACTGTTTGGCAGAATCCTCTGCGGTTGGCGCGTACGCTAAAGCCGGCGCCTGAAGTCATTTACTTCCTTACGGATGGCGCCACTAGCGAAGAGGATGTGGAAGAGACCTTGAAGCTCGTTGATGAGTGGAAAAAGGAAAACCGCGATTTACGTATCCATACCATTGCCTTGGGTGAACCAAAAGCAGCGAGCGCCATGAGGCGTATTGCAGGGCGCACCGGCGGCAAGTTTCGCCTGATCGAAACTTTGGATGACATTAAAAGAGTCGATAACAAACATGGTGACAGCTAAAATTTAATTTAGGGGCTGGCAAAGCTAAGGACAGAGGAGGAAGTATCGTCAATGACAGTCCGGTCAATAACGCTACTGCGCATTGTCTTTTCAACATGCTCTATGTCTTAGGCGCGGAGATGGATTCTACGGCCCAACCATTAGGCATCGTTGCAGAATCCTACCGCGCAAATGATATCGAAAATTTCGATACTGCCCGTTGCCGAATGCGCGTTGGAGTTGACGTTCAAGTTCACTTCTACACCACACACGCAAGCCGACGTCGTCTGGTCCGGTATTCTGCTACGAATTTGAACATGGCCGTATTGATTATCTCTTGGGCAAGAGTATTATCGGACATACGCACGATGGTCAGACCATTGACTATGGAGCCCCAATGAGTCCCCACTAAAGAA
It includes:
- a CDS encoding glycoside hydrolase family 30 protein, whose product is MLERNGFQRESVYLDINQSFQEIIGFGGAMTEAAADTLARLAVEKQDSVLREYFDSEVGHGYSFCRVSINSCDFALSNYACADSPGDTELLSFNIDHDKQQILPFLRRAYELSGGMLKVLASPWSPPAWMKTNGKMNQGGKLKPEFREAWALHYVRFVQAYAAAGVPIWGVTVQNEPDATQTWDSCVYSAEEERDFVRDYLGPAFETAGLEVKIIIWDHNRDQLVHRAGVVYSDPAASRHVWGTGFHWYGQNKFDNVRLHHDAWPDKHLIFTEGCQECGTHHGSWDLGERYARSIIADINNWTEAWIDWNLLLNEYGGPNHVSNFCSAPLIADRATGVVHHESSWYYLGHFSRFIRPGAKRILSATTRDDLHALAARNPDDSIAVVLMNPERIQRTISIETADTTATIDIPARSILTCLWRPA
- a CDS encoding vWA domain-containing protein translates to MPKKRKVVNLPLVEIILASLIIHIVGLLILGGITIYNKIDVSEPELEAPPILESVTPPKQIPVQLADTKPPAPSTKVLAVNPQLMPLMEMDFDMPVIEQRSSVAGRGFGSGAGLGGGVDLSKLALGFSGIQDKSESVCFIVDYSLSMKDKIKGSEVTRFELLKEQLVSSLSSIDDQMMVSLIFFSGPAWIAGQNEKAVRGQYSNISNDWHSHRPKDFDSLAKPEWRRLGGGYRSELIDIVQNEKMSGGTVWQNPLRLARTLKPAPEVIYFLTDGATSEEDVEETLKLVDEWKKENRDLRIHTIALGEPKAASAMRRIAGRTGGKFRLIETLDDIKRVDNKHGDS